The following proteins are encoded in a genomic region of Heptranchias perlo isolate sHepPer1 chromosome 6, sHepPer1.hap1, whole genome shotgun sequence:
- the wnt11 gene encoding protein Wnt-11 isoform X2, whose protein sequence is MRLAVCCVLASVCALLFNSRVCHSIRWLALARTGSSIPFNQTQNCKHLEGLVSAQQQLCRSNLDLMQSITQAAREVKKTCRKTFSDMRWNCSSIEMAPNFPPDLERGTRESAFVYALSAAAISHTIARACTSGDLPSCSCGPMASEAPGPGFRWGGCNDNLNYGILLGSKFSDAPMKMKRSRSQANKLMNLHNSEVGRQALKASLEIKCKCHGVSGSCSVKTCWKGLQGLGGIAQDLKLKYLSATRVVHRPLGTRKQLVPKDIDVRPIRENELVYLQSSPDFCTKNEKMGSYGTQER, encoded by the exons TGCCCTGGCCAGGACTGGCTCCTCAATCCCCTTCAATCAGACCCAGAACTGCAAGCACTTGGAGGGCCTGGTCTCAGCACAGCAGCAGCTCTGCAGGAGTAACCTGGACCTCATGCAGAGCATCACTCAGGCAGCCCGAGAGGTCAAGAAAACCTGCCGGAAAACCTTCTCCGACATGAGGTGGAACTGCTCCTCCATCGAGATGGCCCCCAACTTTCCACCAGACCTGGAGAGAG GTACCAGAGAGTCTGCGTTTGTCTACGCTCTGTCTGCTGCCGCCATCAGCCACACGATAGCCAGGGCCTGCACTTCGGGTGACCTCCCCAGTTGCTCCTGTGGTCCCATGGCCTCCGAGGCCCCCGGACCCGGATTCCGCTGGGGCGGCTGCAACGACAACTTGAATTACGGAATCCTGCTGGGATCCAAATTCTCGGATGCGCCGATGAAAATGAAAAGGTCCAGATCGCAGGCGAACAAGCTGATGAATCTGCACAACAGTGAGGTTGGACGACAG GCTCTGAAGGCTTCGCTGGAAATAAAGTGCAAGTGTCACGGGGTCTCCGGCTCCTGCTCGGTGAAGACCTGCTGGAAGGGATTGCAAGGACTTGGCGGCATCGCCCAGGACCTCAAGCTGAAGTATCTGTCGGCCACCAGGGTGGTCCACCGGCCCTTGGGCACGCGGAAGCAGTTGGTGCCGAAAGACATCGACGTCAGGCCCATCCGCGAGAACGAGCTGGTGTACCTGCAGAGCTCTCCGGACTTTTGCACGAAGAACGAAAAGATGGGCTCCTACGGGACTCAAGAGAGGTGA